Proteins encoded within one genomic window of Rhinolophus sinicus isolate RSC01 linkage group LG05, ASM3656204v1, whole genome shotgun sequence:
- the IAH1 gene encoding isoamyl acetate-hydrolyzing esterase 1 homolog, with the protein MALCETVGCGSSLVWPRVLLFGDSITQFSFQQGGWGASLADKLVRKCDVLNRGFSGYNTRWAKIILPRLITKGNILDNPVAVTIFFGANDSALKEENPKQHVPLDEYVVNLKSMVRYLQAVGVPEDRVILITPPPLCEAAWEKQCLMQGCKLNRLKSVVGEYARACLQVAQECGTDVLDLWTLMQRDGQDFSSYLSDGLHLSPKGNEVLSSHLWPLIEKKVSSLPLLLPYWRDVAEAKPELSLLGDGDH; encoded by the exons ATGGCGCTGTGCGAGACTGTGGGTTGCGGGAGCTCTCTGGTCTGGCCGCGGGTGTTGCTCTTCGGGGACTCCATCACCCAG ttttctttccagcAGGGTGGATGGGGAGCATCACTGGCTGACAAGCTGGTCAG aaaatgtgaTGTTTTGAATCGTGGATTTTCAGGCTATAATACCCGATGGGCCAAAATTATCCTTCCAAGATTAATCACGAAAGGGAACATTTTGGACAACCCAGTAGCAGTTACAATTTTCTTTGGTGCCAATGACAGTGCACTGAAAG AGGAGAACCCCAAGCAGCACGTCCCCCTGGATGAGTACGTGGTGAATCTGAAGAGCATGGTGCGGTACCTGCAGGCCGTGGGCGTGCCCGAGGACAGGGTCATTCTCATCACGCCACCCCCGCTCTGCGAGGCTGCCTGGGAAAAGCAGTGCCTCATGCAAG GTTGCAAGTTAAATCGCCTGAAGTCAGTTGTTGGTGAGTACGCCCGTGCGTGCCTGCAAGTGGCCCAGGAATGTGGGACTGACGTGCTTGACCTGTGGACCTTGATGCAAAGGGACGGTCAG GACTTTTCATCCTATTTGTCAGATGGACTACACTTATCACCAAAGGGAAATGAGGTTTTGTCCTCACATCTCTGGCCTTTGATAGAGAAGAAAGTCTCTTCTTTACCGTTGCTGCTCCCTTACTGGCGAGATGTAGCAGAAGCAAAGCCAGAACTCAGTCTTCTGGGAGACGGGGACCATTAG